One Amycolatopsis thermophila DNA segment encodes these proteins:
- a CDS encoding amidase — protein sequence MVATATELARAVRAGEVDPERETELVIAGIAAADRVVGAFRKVRAAEAVAEARRVRERPDLGELPLAGAPVAVKDVAAIAGETVTRGSRAVPAATAGSDHLVVRRLREAGAVIVGITRVPELCIWPMTDSPEGIARNPWVPAYTAGGSSGGSAAAVAAGLVPVAHGTDGLGSIRLPAAMCGLVGIKPGADVLPEDGWFGMSAHGSLATTVADAALVLSVLAGRPDLATVGEPGRLRVAVSTEVPLTHAPVPRPLTAAVERVADLLAGAGHAVERARPRYGVEPVAGILERWFAGPAEEAAGLDESLLQARTQRHVRIGRAVRKLVRPGTARRWIERAAEFFTAHDVLITPTLATLPPKAAAWHTRSCAANALPSIALAGFTGLWNLAGYPAMSVPAGRHPNGLPIGVQLVSRPGGEARLLALAAQLEALNPWPRLP from the coding sequence ATGGTGGCGACTGCGACGGAGCTGGCCCGGGCCGTGCGGGCCGGGGAAGTGGATCCGGAACGGGAGACGGAACTGGTGATCGCGGGCATTGCGGCCGCGGATCGCGTCGTCGGTGCGTTCCGGAAAGTGCGTGCGGCGGAGGCGGTGGCCGAGGCCCGCCGGGTGCGCGAACGGCCCGATCTCGGCGAGCTGCCGCTGGCCGGCGCGCCGGTCGCGGTGAAGGACGTGGCGGCGATCGCCGGCGAGACGGTGACGCGCGGATCGCGCGCGGTGCCGGCTGCGACCGCTGGTTCAGACCACCTCGTGGTGCGGCGGCTGCGCGAAGCCGGTGCGGTGATCGTCGGGATCACGCGCGTGCCGGAGCTGTGCATCTGGCCGATGACGGATTCCCCGGAGGGTATCGCACGCAACCCGTGGGTTCCGGCGTACACGGCGGGCGGTTCGTCGGGCGGGAGCGCAGCGGCGGTGGCGGCCGGGCTGGTGCCGGTCGCGCACGGCACGGACGGGCTGGGCTCGATCCGCCTCCCGGCGGCGATGTGCGGGCTGGTCGGGATCAAGCCGGGGGCCGACGTGCTGCCCGAGGACGGCTGGTTCGGGATGTCCGCGCACGGCAGCCTGGCGACGACGGTCGCCGACGCCGCGTTGGTGTTGTCGGTGCTGGCCGGGCGGCCGGACCTGGCGACGGTCGGCGAGCCGGGCCGGTTGCGGGTCGCGGTGTCGACGGAGGTGCCGTTGACGCACGCGCCGGTGCCCCGGCCCCTGACGGCGGCGGTGGAACGGGTCGCGGACCTGCTGGCCGGGGCGGGGCACGCCGTGGAGCGGGCGCGGCCGCGTTACGGCGTCGAGCCGGTGGCCGGGATCCTGGAGCGCTGGTTCGCCGGGCCTGCCGAGGAGGCGGCGGGGCTGGACGAGAGCCTGTTGCAGGCGCGGACGCAGCGGCACGTGCGGATCGGGCGGGCCGTGCGAAAGCTGGTGCGGCCCGGAACCGCGCGGCGGTGGATCGAGCGGGCGGCGGAGTTCTTCACCGCGCACGACGTCCTGATCACCCCGACGCTGGCCACGTTGCCGCCGAAGGCCGCGGCGTGGCACACGCGGTCCTGCGCCGCCAACGCGCTGCCCTCGATCGCGCTGGCGGGCTTCACGGGACTGTGGAACCTGGCCGGCTACCCGGCGATGTCCGTCCCGGCCGGACGTCATCCCAACGGGCTACCGATCGGGGTCCAGCTGGTCAGCCGCCCCGGCGGCGAAGCGCGGCTGCTGGCGCTGGCCGCGCAGCTGGAGGCGCTGAACCCCTGGCCACGCCTGCCGTAG
- a CDS encoding cell division protein DivIVA: MVPERDSLLPLRREYNQVWHGFDRGQVLQYLDHVEANLRRVMADRDNAMTKASNLSRELEGARGEIARLRNRVEELKRPPERVEDLDERMQRTVELAEMRAEEITSRAQVAAEEHWSRTTELSGKLRERYQSLLAELDTHGQALQAEHKRALEATKAEVERLTAEATRRRTQLDIEAERKRRTVQHDFEQSMAAQRAALEKHVADQQRASKQQAERRIAEATAEAKRLVDEATERARRLVAEATAKAEKREREARDLVDRLTRVSTEVASRLRKTDEVLARSQSALEPLKDESVVDMSRAGEAPSGAGPAGAGPAGAGPAGAAGAGPAGAAAAGAAPAGAAPGGDVVPDGQKTVPAVKPAPRPGAGGAAQAGGSGTGPAARTSAAAAGTAPATGGGATSAGGAGQSPAAAGDATAKPGPAGGPATSGGATPAPARGPKPSRSGDTKPATPPVTGKPPAALAGPAARQDGQQPPKRPSPKK, from the coding sequence ATGGTTCCCGAACGCGACAGCCTGCTGCCGTTGAGGCGTGAGTACAACCAGGTGTGGCACGGTTTCGACCGCGGCCAGGTGCTGCAGTACCTGGATCACGTCGAGGCGAACCTGCGCCGGGTGATGGCTGATCGCGACAACGCGATGACCAAGGCGAGCAACCTGTCCAGGGAGCTGGAGGGTGCGCGCGGGGAGATCGCCCGCCTGCGGAACCGGGTGGAGGAGCTCAAGCGGCCGCCGGAGCGGGTCGAGGACCTGGACGAGCGCATGCAGCGCACGGTCGAGCTGGCCGAGATGCGCGCCGAGGAGATCACCTCGCGGGCGCAGGTCGCGGCCGAGGAGCACTGGAGCAGGACGACCGAGCTGTCCGGGAAGCTGCGCGAGCGGTACCAGAGCCTGCTCGCCGAGCTGGACACGCACGGGCAGGCGCTGCAGGCCGAGCACAAGCGCGCGCTGGAGGCGACGAAGGCCGAGGTCGAGCGGCTGACCGCGGAGGCGACGCGGCGCCGGACGCAGCTGGACATCGAGGCGGAACGCAAGCGCCGCACGGTGCAGCACGACTTCGAGCAGTCGATGGCCGCGCAGCGGGCCGCGCTGGAGAAGCACGTCGCCGACCAGCAGCGGGCGAGCAAGCAGCAGGCCGAGCGCCGCATCGCGGAGGCGACCGCCGAGGCGAAGCGGCTCGTCGACGAGGCCACCGAGCGGGCCCGCCGCCTCGTCGCAGAGGCGACGGCAAAGGCGGAGAAGCGCGAGCGCGAGGCGCGGGACCTGGTCGATCGCCTGACGCGGGTCAGCACGGAGGTCGCCAGCCGGCTCCGCAAGACCGACGAGGTGCTGGCCCGCAGCCAGTCCGCGCTGGAGCCGCTGAAGGACGAGTCCGTCGTCGACATGAGCCGCGCCGGTGAGGCGCCGTCGGGCGCGGGTCCGGCGGGCGCGGGTCCGGCGGGCGCGGGTCCGGCGGGCGCGGCGGGCGCGGGTCCGGCTGGCGCGGCTGCGGCGGGTGCGGCCCCGGCGGGTGCGGCTCCGGGCGGCGACGTGGTGCCCGACGGACAGAAGACGGTGCCCGCGGTGAAGCCCGCTCCCCGGCCGGGTGCCGGCGGTGCGGCCCAGGCCGGCGGCTCCGGCACCGGACCCGCGGCCAGGACGAGCGCGGCTGCGGCCGGGACGGCGCCCGCCACGGGCGGCGGCGCGACGTCGGCCGGTGGAGCCGGACAGAGCCCGGCTGCCGCTGGTGACGCCACGGCGAAGCCGGGCCCGGCTGGTGGGCCCGCCACCTCGGGTGGGGCGACGCCCGCCCCGGCCCGCGGCCCGAAGCCCAGCCGGAGCGGTGACACGAAACCCGCCACGCCGCCCGTCACCGGGAAACCGCCGGCGGCGCTCGCCGGCCCCGCCGCCCGGCAGGACGGCCAGCAGCCACCGAAGCGGCCCTCCCCGAAGAAGTAA
- a CDS encoding SDR family oxidoreductase: protein MTGYLVTGATGLIGRQFTPLLLARDDVDRVFLLVREKSRDRLADLVNAWPHPEKVTLVDGDIGQEGLGVGEEVRAALRGTVTGLVHLAALYDLTADDATSVKANVEGTRHVLELAADIEAGCLHHVSSVAVAGDHEGVFTEDMFDTGQRLPTPYHRTKFEAERLVRQQSEVPWRVYRPAVVVGHSQTGEMDKIDGPYYLFPAISRLAALPNVPLAGPDLGDTNIVPVDYVARALLELVVKPGLDGRAFHLVSPEPQSVLCVYNAFARAAGAPTVDIELDRRLSRGLLKLVRLSEHVPGVSITRDAFLERLGIPAVLLDTLAFPSVFSSAATRKELASSGVDVPRIEDYAPALWRYWREHLDPFRARKHGPRGELDGRRVIITGASSGIGRATALKVAAEAGVPLLVARREAELAEVRDEIVAAGGYASIYPADLTDEEAVRKIVDQMLSEHGRIDMLVNNAGRSIRRSIKLSYDRFHDYERAMAINYFGAVRLILAVLPHMAERKFGHIVNVSSIGVQGIAPRFSAYVASKAALDYFSKIAATETHGDGITFTTIHMPLVRTPMIRPTKIYDAFPTKSPDQAADMVVRALKNRPKHIGTPEGYLIQAAYTLVPGLVDAVAYEGYRVFPDSAAAGGSGELRLGKGERHLSRAANALIKLTRGFHW, encoded by the coding sequence ATGACCGGGTATCTCGTGACGGGGGCGACCGGCTTGATCGGCCGCCAGTTCACCCCGCTGCTGCTCGCCCGCGACGACGTCGACCGCGTGTTCCTGCTGGTCCGGGAGAAGTCGCGGGACCGGCTGGCCGACCTCGTCAACGCGTGGCCGCACCCGGAGAAGGTCACGCTCGTCGACGGCGACATCGGCCAGGAGGGCCTCGGCGTCGGCGAGGAGGTGCGCGCCGCGCTCCGCGGCACCGTGACCGGTCTGGTCCACCTGGCCGCGCTCTACGACCTCACCGCGGACGACGCCACCAGCGTCAAGGCCAACGTCGAGGGCACCCGCCACGTGCTCGAACTGGCCGCGGACATCGAAGCCGGCTGCCTGCACCACGTGTCGTCGGTGGCCGTGGCCGGTGACCACGAGGGCGTGTTCACCGAGGACATGTTCGACACCGGCCAGCGGCTGCCGACCCCCTACCACCGCACCAAGTTCGAGGCCGAACGGCTCGTGCGGCAGCAGTCCGAGGTGCCGTGGCGGGTGTACCGGCCCGCGGTGGTCGTGGGTCACTCGCAGACCGGCGAAATGGACAAGATCGACGGCCCGTACTACCTGTTCCCCGCGATCAGCAGGCTCGCCGCCCTGCCGAACGTGCCCCTGGCCGGGCCGGACCTGGGCGACACGAACATCGTGCCGGTCGACTACGTGGCACGGGCCCTGCTGGAGCTGGTCGTGAAACCGGGACTGGACGGGCGCGCGTTCCACCTGGTCAGCCCGGAACCGCAGTCGGTGCTGTGCGTCTACAACGCCTTCGCCCGCGCCGCCGGGGCGCCGACGGTCGACATCGAGCTGGACCGGCGCCTGTCCCGCGGCCTGCTGAAGCTGGTGCGGCTGAGCGAGCACGTACCCGGGGTGTCGATCACGCGGGACGCGTTCCTGGAACGCCTGGGCATCCCCGCGGTCCTGCTGGACACGCTGGCGTTCCCGTCGGTCTTCTCCTCCGCGGCGACCCGCAAGGAGCTCGCGTCCAGCGGTGTCGACGTGCCGCGCATCGAGGACTACGCCCCCGCCCTGTGGCGGTACTGGCGCGAGCACCTCGACCCGTTCCGCGCCCGCAAGCACGGGCCGCGAGGCGAGCTGGACGGCCGTCGCGTGATCATCACCGGCGCGTCGTCGGGCATCGGGCGCGCGACCGCCCTGAAGGTCGCCGCCGAGGCCGGTGTCCCGCTGCTGGTCGCGCGCCGGGAGGCGGAGCTGGCGGAGGTCCGCGACGAGATCGTCGCCGCCGGCGGCTACGCGTCGATCTACCCGGCCGACCTCACCGACGAGGAGGCGGTGCGCAAGATCGTCGACCAGATGCTGAGCGAGCACGGCCGCATCGACATGCTGGTCAACAACGCGGGCCGGTCGATCCGCCGCTCGATCAAGCTGTCCTACGACCGCTTCCACGACTACGAGCGCGCGATGGCGATCAACTACTTCGGGGCGGTGCGGCTGATCCTCGCGGTGCTGCCGCACATGGCCGAGCGGAAGTTCGGGCACATCGTCAACGTGTCGTCGATCGGGGTGCAGGGCATCGCGCCGCGGTTCTCGGCCTACGTGGCGTCCAAGGCCGCGCTGGACTACTTCAGCAAGATCGCGGCGACCGAGACGCACGGCGACGGCATCACGTTCACGACCATCCACATGCCGCTGGTCCGCACCCCGATGATCCGGCCGACGAAGATCTACGACGCGTTCCCGACGAAGTCGCCGGACCAGGCGGCCGACATGGTGGTGCGCGCGCTGAAGAACCGGCCCAAGCACATCGGCACGCCCGAGGGGTACCTGATCCAGGCGGCGTACACGCTGGTGCCGGGGCTGGTCGACGCCGTCGCCTACGAGGGTTACCGCGTCTTCCCCGACTCGGCGGCCGCGGGCGGCAGCGGCGAACTGCGCCTCGGCAAGGGTGAACGGCACCTGTCGCGGGCCGCGAACGCGCTGATCAAGCTGACCAGGGGCTTCCACTGGTGA
- a CDS encoding Bax inhibitor-1/YccA family protein: MRSTSNPAFRNLPTGSAGYGSYGPNVGFNQPQGMPGYGMPSGYGAPQAPSAERPMTVDDVVIKTGLSLGTALVTGVLAAIWAQTQAEANALGPIVGLMVGGMLVGLVLSLIMIFRQKPSGPMTLIYSAAEGVFLGAITGLFEFIYPGIALQAIVGTAGVFVAMLVVYKTGAVKVTPKLTKWIIGATAGAAILMLFNLALSLFGVNTGLRDGSTLAIIFSLVVIGIAAFNFLLDFDMADQMIRQGMPAKWAWFAAFGLMTTLVWLYLEILRLLSYLQND; this comes from the coding sequence GTGCGTTCCACAAGCAACCCAGCGTTCCGCAACCTGCCCACCGGCAGCGCGGGATACGGCTCGTACGGGCCGAACGTAGGTTTCAACCAGCCGCAGGGCATGCCCGGCTACGGCATGCCGTCGGGCTACGGCGCGCCCCAGGCGCCGTCGGCCGAACGCCCCATGACGGTCGACGACGTCGTCATCAAGACCGGCCTCAGCCTCGGCACCGCCCTGGTCACCGGCGTGCTGGCCGCCATATGGGCCCAGACCCAGGCCGAGGCCAACGCCCTCGGCCCGATCGTCGGGCTGATGGTCGGCGGCATGCTGGTCGGGCTCGTGCTGTCGCTGATCATGATCTTCCGGCAGAAGCCGAGCGGCCCGATGACGCTGATCTACTCGGCGGCCGAAGGCGTCTTCCTCGGCGCGATCACCGGGCTGTTCGAGTTCATCTACCCGGGCATCGCGCTGCAGGCGATCGTCGGCACCGCGGGCGTGTTCGTCGCGATGCTGGTGGTCTACAAGACCGGTGCCGTGAAGGTCACGCCGAAGCTCACCAAGTGGATCATCGGCGCCACCGCCGGCGCCGCGATCCTGATGCTGTTCAACCTGGCCCTGAGCCTGTTCGGGGTGAACACGGGCCTGCGGGACGGTAGCACGCTCGCGATCATCTTCAGCCTGGTCGTCATCGGCATCGCGGCGTTCAACTTCCTGCTCGACTTCGACATGGCCGACCAGATGATCCGACAGGGCATGCCGGCCAAGTGGGCGTGGTTCGCGGCGTTCGGCCTGATGACCACCCTCGTCTGGCTCTACCTCGAGATCCTGCGCCTGCTGTCGTACCTGCAGAACGACTAG
- a CDS encoding LppU/SCO3897 family protein translates to MIVAPIVVVGLVVAGVIGFLNSPDSAAVGDCLQVTEFKYNGDEPTKIDCNDQNANVKIAVKLDDSSSECPTGDYDSYSVSGRGDYKLCLMINAHEGDCFANVTSDTAGYKRVPCTDPTAEIEFLKIVTGQADEAACQGLKYDGAVKYSEPATTMCAVAKGGASA, encoded by the coding sequence ATGATCGTCGCCCCGATCGTCGTGGTCGGGCTCGTCGTCGCCGGCGTGATCGGCTTCCTGAACTCCCCGGACAGCGCGGCCGTCGGCGACTGCCTGCAGGTCACCGAGTTCAAGTACAACGGCGACGAGCCGACGAAGATCGACTGCAACGACCAGAACGCGAACGTCAAGATCGCCGTGAAGCTGGACGACTCCTCGTCCGAGTGCCCCACCGGCGACTACGACTCCTACAGCGTCTCCGGCCGCGGCGACTACAAGCTCTGCCTGATGATCAACGCCCACGAGGGTGACTGCTTCGCCAACGTCACCTCGGACACCGCCGGTTACAAGCGGGTTCCCTGCACGGACCCGACGGCCGAGATCGAGTTCCTCAAGATCGTCACCGGCCAGGCCGACGAGGCGGCGTGCCAGGGCCTCAAATACGACGGCGCGGTGAAGTACTCCGAGCCCGCCACCACCATGTGCGCGGTCGCGAAGGGCGGCGCCAGCGCCTGA
- a CDS encoding acetyl-CoA C-acetyltransferase, with protein sequence MPEAVIVSAARSPIGRAGKGSLVSMRPDDLAVQMVRAALDKVPQLDPKDIDDLMLGCGLPGGESGFNMGRAVAVQLGYDHLPGCTITRYCSSSLQTTRMALHAIKAGEGDVFISAGVETVSRFAKGSSDSWPDTHNPLFADAEARTAKVAAEGSDTWVDPRENGELPDVYIAMGQTAENLARLKNVSREEMDEFGVRSQNLAEKAIADGFWAKDITPVTLPDGTVVSKDDGPRAGVTLEGVSGLKPVFRPDGRVTAGNCCPLNDGAAALVIMSDTKAKQLGITPLARVVSTGVSGLSPEIMGYGPVEASQRALARAGMSIGDIDLVEINEAFAAQVIPSYRDLGIDIDRLNVNGGAIAVGHPFGMTGARITSTLINSLQHHDKQWGLETMCVGGGQGMAMVIERLS encoded by the coding sequence ATGCCCGAAGCCGTCATCGTCTCCGCGGCGCGTTCGCCGATCGGCCGCGCCGGGAAGGGCTCGCTGGTCAGCATGCGGCCGGACGACCTGGCCGTCCAGATGGTCCGCGCCGCCCTGGACAAGGTGCCGCAGCTGGACCCGAAGGACATCGACGACCTGATGCTGGGCTGCGGCCTGCCGGGCGGCGAGTCCGGGTTCAACATGGGCCGCGCCGTCGCGGTCCAGCTCGGCTACGACCACCTGCCCGGCTGCACCATCACCCGCTACTGCTCCTCCAGCCTGCAGACCACCCGGATGGCGCTGCACGCGATCAAGGCGGGCGAGGGCGACGTCTTCATCTCCGCCGGCGTGGAGACCGTGTCCCGGTTCGCGAAGGGCAGCTCGGACTCCTGGCCCGACACGCACAACCCGCTGTTCGCCGACGCCGAGGCCCGCACCGCGAAGGTCGCCGCCGAGGGCAGCGACACGTGGGTGGACCCGCGTGAGAACGGCGAGCTGCCCGACGTCTACATCGCGATGGGCCAGACGGCGGAGAACCTCGCCCGCCTGAAGAACGTCTCCCGCGAGGAGATGGACGAGTTCGGCGTGCGGTCGCAGAACCTGGCGGAGAAGGCGATCGCGGACGGGTTCTGGGCCAAGGACATCACGCCGGTGACCCTGCCCGACGGCACGGTGGTGTCGAAGGACGACGGCCCGCGCGCCGGGGTCACGCTCGAGGGCGTGTCCGGCCTGAAGCCGGTGTTCCGCCCCGACGGCCGGGTCACCGCCGGCAACTGCTGCCCGCTCAACGACGGCGCCGCCGCGCTGGTGATCATGTCCGACACCAAGGCGAAGCAGCTCGGCATCACGCCGCTGGCGCGGGTCGTGTCGACCGGCGTGTCCGGCCTGTCGCCGGAGATCATGGGCTACGGCCCGGTCGAGGCCTCGCAGCGCGCGCTGGCCCGCGCCGGGATGTCCATCGGCGACATCGACCTGGTCGAGATCAACGAGGCGTTCGCCGCGCAGGTCATCCCGTCCTACCGGGACCTGGGCATCGACATCGACCGGCTGAACGTCAACGGCGGCGCGATCGCCGTGGGCCACCCGTTCGGCATGACCGGCGCCCGCATCACCTCGACGCTGATCAACTCGCTCCAGCACCACGACAAGCAGTGGGGCCTGGAGACGATGTGCGTCGGCGGCGGTCAGGGCATGGCGATGGTCATCGAGCGGCTGAGCTGA
- a CDS encoding cystathionine beta-synthase, which yields MDYVEHIVDLVGETPLVKLNSLTEGLAPLVLAKVEYFNPGGSVKDRIALRMVEAAEASGELRPGGTIVEPTSGNTGVGLAMVAQRKGYKCVFVCPDKVSEDKRNVLKAYGARVVVCPTAVPPEHPDSYYSVSDRLVAEIEGAWKPNQYANKENPASHYHSTGPEIWRQTDGRITHFVAGVGTGGTISGTGRYLKEASQGRVKVIGADPEGSVYSGGTGRPYLVEGVGEDFWPDTYDRDIADEIIAISDAESFAVTRRLALEEGLLVGGSCGMAVAGALKLAERLGPDDVVVVLLPDGGRGYLGKVFNDQWMAGYGFLPPDSSGATVGDVLRAKTGSLPDLVHTHPNETVAEAVAILSEFDVSQMPVVSAEPPVMAAEVVGAVNERELLEALFTGKAQLADRLDKHMSPPLPTIGASEGVGAAMEALSGADGALVLVDGKPAGVLTRHDLLGFLAGR from the coding sequence GTGGACTACGTCGAGCACATCGTCGACCTCGTGGGCGAGACCCCGCTGGTCAAGCTGAACTCCCTCACCGAGGGCCTGGCGCCGCTCGTGCTGGCGAAGGTGGAGTACTTCAACCCCGGCGGCAGCGTGAAGGACCGCATCGCGCTGCGGATGGTGGAAGCGGCCGAGGCCTCCGGCGAGCTGCGGCCCGGCGGCACGATCGTCGAGCCGACGTCCGGCAACACCGGTGTCGGCCTGGCGATGGTCGCCCAGCGCAAGGGTTACAAGTGCGTCTTCGTGTGCCCGGACAAGGTGAGCGAGGACAAGCGCAACGTGCTCAAGGCCTACGGCGCTCGCGTCGTGGTGTGCCCGACCGCCGTCCCGCCCGAGCACCCGGACTCCTACTACTCCGTCTCCGACCGGCTGGTCGCCGAGATCGAGGGCGCCTGGAAGCCCAACCAGTACGCCAACAAGGAGAACCCGGCCAGCCACTATCACTCGACGGGTCCGGAGATCTGGCGGCAGACCGACGGCCGGATCACGCACTTCGTCGCCGGCGTCGGCACCGGCGGCACGATCTCCGGCACCGGCCGCTACCTCAAGGAAGCGTCGCAGGGCCGGGTCAAGGTCATCGGCGCGGACCCGGAGGGCTCGGTCTACTCCGGCGGCACCGGCCGCCCCTACCTGGTGGAGGGCGTCGGCGAGGACTTCTGGCCGGACACCTACGACCGCGACATCGCCGACGAGATCATCGCGATCTCCGACGCCGAGTCCTTCGCCGTCACGCGCCGCCTCGCGCTCGAGGAGGGCCTGCTGGTCGGCGGTTCGTGCGGCATGGCCGTCGCCGGCGCGCTCAAGCTCGCCGAGCGGCTCGGCCCGGACGACGTGGTCGTGGTGCTGCTGCCCGACGGCGGCCGCGGCTACCTGGGCAAGGTGTTCAACGACCAGTGGATGGCCGGCTACGGCTTCCTGCCGCCGGACTCCTCCGGCGCCACGGTCGGCGACGTCCTGCGCGCCAAGACGGGGTCGCTGCCCGACCTGGTGCACACGCACCCGAACGAGACGGTCGCCGAGGCCGTCGCGATCCTGTCCGAGTTCGACGTGAGCCAGATGCCGGTGGTCAGCGCGGAGCCGCCGGTGATGGCCGCCGAGGTGGTCGGCGCCGTCAACGAGCGCGAGCTGCTGGAGGCGCTGTTCACCGGGAAGGCGCAGCTCGCGGACCGGCTGGACAAGCACATGTCGCCCCCGCTGCCCACCATCGGCGCCAGCGAGGGGGTCGGCGCGGCGATGGAGGCGCTGTCGGGTGCCGACGGCGCGCTCGTCCTGGTCGACGGCAAGCCCGCGGGCGTGCTCACGCGGCACGACCTGTTGGGATTCCTCGCCGGACGGTGA